A single genomic interval of Halomonas sp. GT harbors:
- a CDS encoding NADP-dependent oxidoreductase, translating into MQSRFFTLTNYPTGLPKRELFALESQELPDLDDGEVRIRNRWLSVDPYMRGRMTGVRTYVAPFELGKPMEGGAIGDVIASNHPTIKEGDKVSHMGGWRDIAQVSGDSVTVLPDSDVPEQAYLGVLGMPGMTAWTGLNLIAECKPSDNVLVSAASGAVGSLAVQLAKAKGCHVVGIAGAAHKLAWLESLGVEPVSYQDRSAQELSDAIKLASPNGIDVYFENVGGICLEAALNQLNDGARIAVCGMIDSYNAEAPAPGPSNLSQLVVRKAKMQGFIVADHWSSYRYFLNEVSPQVAKGDIVYKETVKEGLESTPDAFLALFEGGNTGKMLVKLTN; encoded by the coding sequence ATGCAATCTCGCTTTTTTACATTAACTAATTATCCCACGGGCTTACCTAAGCGCGAATTATTTGCGCTGGAAAGCCAGGAACTTCCTGACCTTGACGACGGTGAAGTGAGGATTCGCAATCGCTGGCTATCCGTTGACCCTTATATGCGTGGCCGAATGACAGGGGTGCGCACCTATGTTGCCCCTTTTGAGCTGGGCAAACCGATGGAAGGCGGCGCAATCGGCGACGTCATAGCATCTAATCACCCAACGATTAAGGAAGGCGATAAAGTTAGCCACATGGGCGGCTGGCGTGATATCGCTCAGGTGAGCGGCGACAGTGTCACTGTCCTACCAGACAGTGATGTGCCTGAACAAGCTTACCTAGGCGTATTGGGCATGCCAGGAATGACAGCATGGACAGGTTTGAACCTTATTGCCGAATGTAAACCTAGCGACAATGTACTGGTAAGCGCTGCCAGTGGTGCCGTTGGTTCGCTTGCAGTACAGTTGGCGAAAGCAAAAGGCTGCCACGTAGTTGGCATTGCTGGTGCTGCACATAAACTTGCGTGGCTTGAATCATTGGGCGTTGAGCCAGTTAGCTACCAAGACCGAAGTGCACAGGAGCTTAGCGACGCTATTAAGCTTGCTAGCCCAAATGGCATTGATGTGTATTTTGAGAACGTTGGCGGTATCTGCTTAGAAGCCGCGTTAAATCAGCTCAATGACGGCGCACGTATTGCCGTATGCGGCATGATTGACAGCTATAACGCTGAAGCGCCAGCACCAGGGCCGAGCAACCTTTCCCAACTGGTGGTACGTAAGGCTAAAATGCAGGGGTTTATTGTTGCTGATCACTGGTCGAGCTATCGCTACTTCCTTAACGAAGTTTCTCCTCAGGTAGCGAAAGGCGATATAGTCTATAAAGAAACCGTTAAAGAGGGGCTTGAAAGTACACCGGATGCCTTTTTAGCGCTTTTTGAAGGGGGCAATACCGGCAAAATGCTGGTGAAGCTCACTAACTAA
- a CDS encoding glucose/quinate/shikimate family membrane-bound PQQ-dependent dehydrogenase produces the protein MDEHTRARGKWPALLLGLLLAVAGVALTIGGAKLLNLGGSAYYVIAGISIFVVGILLAMRKGTALWLYAVVLFATLLWALWEVGLDWWQLVPRVAIVCLIGIILLLPWWRKPLHSRGGSLALMASIAAAIIVAIASQFTYPGTIKGTIESASNNAEVNPAQAAGDDWPAYGGTNAGTHYSSLSQITPDNIGELEEVWRIQTGDEPGPNAPPEITNQNTPLKVNDSLYICTSHSRAMSLSPETGETLWAFDPNISTMGAEDFSGWAHMTCRGLAYYDAANYSSSAEDSTIDKPTLYADGSQFELDLSFSLTSDEGSSSELLSATNVMCPRRLYLPTADARLIALNADTGERCESFGENGEIDLTNNIGEFSPGGYYSTSPATVTEDLVILGGHVTDNSSTDEPSGVIRAFDVHTGELVWNWDSGNPEDTAPLEEGETYTRNSPNVWAPISVDEALGLVYLPMGNATPDQYGANRSENDETYSAGLVALNLDDGQVAWVYQFVHHDLWDMDTPAQPVLIDLATTDGSQPAVIQPTKQGSLYVLNRETGEPIVPIEEVPAPQGAIEGDWTAETQPRSALNLLPPPLTERDMWGASPFDQMMCRIQFRSLRYEGQYTPPSLEGSIIYPGNVGVMNWGGVAVDPERQALFTGAKYLAFVSKLIPRDEVEDGQGSASEQGLQPNTGAPYAVELGPLLSVLGLPCQAPSWGDVAGIDLQSNEVVWKHRNGTTRDSMPFDLPIGLNVGVPALGGPLTTAGGVSFLSGTLDQYLRGYDITTGEELYKARLPAGGQATPMTYTGADGRQYVVVTAGGHGTFGTKMGDYVIGYALPE, from the coding sequence ATGGATGAACACACGCGTGCCCGCGGAAAATGGCCAGCATTACTGTTGGGCCTGCTACTCGCGGTAGCTGGTGTTGCACTAACCATTGGCGGCGCCAAGCTGCTCAACTTAGGCGGTAGTGCTTACTATGTAATCGCTGGGATTAGTATTTTTGTTGTCGGTATACTGCTGGCAATGCGCAAAGGCACCGCCTTATGGCTTTATGCGGTGGTACTTTTTGCAACGCTGCTATGGGCACTCTGGGAAGTCGGCTTAGACTGGTGGCAGTTGGTTCCCAGGGTTGCCATTGTCTGTTTAATTGGCATTATTTTACTGCTTCCCTGGTGGCGAAAACCGCTACATTCACGCGGCGGCAGCCTAGCGCTAATGGCAAGCATTGCCGCAGCGATTATCGTGGCAATTGCCAGCCAATTTACCTACCCAGGCACTATTAAAGGCACGATTGAGTCGGCCAGTAACAATGCAGAAGTTAACCCTGCACAGGCTGCAGGCGATGATTGGCCCGCTTATGGCGGCACCAATGCAGGAACACACTACTCCTCACTTAGCCAGATTACCCCCGACAATATCGGCGAGCTGGAAGAAGTATGGCGTATTCAAACCGGTGATGAACCCGGCCCCAATGCACCACCTGAAATCACCAACCAGAACACACCCTTGAAGGTCAACGATAGCCTTTATATTTGTACATCACACAGCCGTGCGATGTCATTGTCGCCCGAAACTGGCGAAACTCTGTGGGCGTTTGATCCCAATATTAGCACCATGGGCGCAGAGGATTTTTCCGGCTGGGCGCATATGACCTGCCGTGGCTTGGCTTACTACGATGCGGCTAACTATTCCAGCAGTGCTGAAGATTCCACCATCGATAAACCAACACTGTATGCCGATGGCAGCCAATTTGAACTCGACCTATCCTTCTCGCTGACCTCTGACGAAGGCTCCTCTTCTGAGCTGCTAAGCGCCACCAATGTGATGTGCCCCCGCAGGCTTTATCTGCCCACCGCCGACGCCCGCCTGATTGCGCTTAACGCCGATACAGGTGAGCGCTGCGAAAGTTTCGGTGAGAACGGTGAAATCGATCTGACGAACAATATTGGCGAATTTAGCCCAGGGGGCTATTACTCGACATCGCCTGCTACTGTCACTGAAGACTTAGTGATTTTGGGTGGCCACGTTACCGACAACAGCTCAACCGACGAACCCTCTGGCGTTATACGCGCTTTTGATGTGCATACTGGCGAGCTGGTGTGGAACTGGGACAGCGGTAACCCCGAAGACACCGCACCGTTAGAGGAAGGCGAGACGTACACACGCAACTCACCGAATGTGTGGGCACCGATTAGCGTTGATGAAGCGCTCGGCCTCGTTTATCTCCCCATGGGTAACGCAACACCGGACCAATACGGCGCTAACCGTTCTGAAAATGATGAGACTTACAGCGCCGGGCTAGTAGCGCTTAATCTGGACGACGGCCAAGTGGCCTGGGTGTACCAGTTTGTGCACCACGACTTATGGGACATGGACACACCCGCACAACCCGTATTGATTGACTTGGCGACGACAGATGGCAGCCAGCCGGCTGTCATTCAGCCCACTAAACAAGGCAGCTTGTATGTATTAAACCGTGAGACTGGCGAGCCGATTGTGCCCATTGAAGAAGTGCCCGCTCCTCAAGGTGCTATTGAAGGCGACTGGACGGCAGAAACTCAACCTCGCTCAGCGCTGAATTTGCTGCCACCGCCGCTGACTGAGCGCGACATGTGGGGCGCATCACCCTTTGATCAGATGATGTGCCGCATCCAGTTCCGCTCGCTGCGTTATGAAGGCCAGTACACACCGCCTTCGCTGGAAGGCAGCATTATCTACCCCGGCAACGTTGGAGTGATGAACTGGGGGGGGGTTGCGGTAGACCCCGAACGCCAAGCACTGTTTACCGGCGCGAAGTACTTAGCGTTTGTTTCCAAGCTGATTCCACGTGATGAAGTTGAGGATGGCCAAGGATCCGCTAGCGAGCAAGGTTTGCAGCCCAACACAGGCGCACCTTATGCGGTTGAACTCGGCCCGCTGCTGTCAGTACTCGGCCTTCCCTGCCAGGCGCCTTCTTGGGGCGATGTGGCAGGAATCGACCTACAAAGTAACGAGGTTGTGTGGAAGCACCGCAATGGCACCACCCGCGACAGCATGCCCTTTGATCTGCCGATTGGCCTGAACGTCGGCGTTCCTGCGCTAGGCGGCCCACTGACTACTGCGGGTGGCGTTTCATTCCTAAGCGGCACACTGGATCAATACCTGCGCGGCTACGACATCACCACTGGCGAAGAGCTGTATAAAGCTCGTTTACCTGCTGGTGGCCAAGCAACGCCGATGACCTACACCGGCGCAGATGGCCGCCAGTATGTAGTCGTTACCGCCGGTGGTCACGGCACCTTCGGCACCAAAATGGGTGACTACGTGATTGGTTACGCGTTACCGGAATAG
- a CDS encoding RsiV family protein yields the protein MLRYSAGLTVIGLLLLGGCQSSEDASAESLTLASIAVEKEYSAPECQVEKCSTVTVSALAFPQSPELTDQLQKRLLTLGMGITEESTLPADSWDAYAQNFFELAEEDNRTAPGAMTSEAMLEAKVYGQHNDLLILELNSYVYHAGQAHGLPMTEFMVIDERLRRVVDSDDMLLEGQQEAFQALLDQAHQRWIEEMGHDEQFAISWPLSESHNIAPLATAWEVKYNVYEIAPYAVSQPVLTLSLDALEGIAKPRYLGK from the coding sequence ATGTTGCGCTATTCAGCCGGTTTAACGGTGATTGGTTTATTGTTATTAGGTGGCTGTCAGTCGTCAGAGGATGCTTCTGCAGAGTCACTTACGCTTGCTTCAATAGCAGTTGAAAAAGAGTACTCAGCACCTGAGTGTCAAGTTGAAAAGTGCTCTACAGTCACCGTGTCGGCGCTCGCGTTTCCTCAATCTCCTGAGCTAACAGACCAGTTACAAAAACGGCTATTAACGCTTGGTATGGGCATCACTGAAGAGAGCACATTGCCAGCGGATAGCTGGGATGCCTATGCACAAAACTTTTTTGAGCTAGCAGAGGAAGATAATCGCACCGCACCTGGAGCAATGACTAGCGAAGCGATGTTAGAAGCCAAGGTTTACGGGCAGCACAATGACTTATTGATACTTGAATTGAATAGCTACGTTTATCATGCGGGGCAAGCGCATGGTTTACCAATGACTGAGTTTATGGTGATAGATGAACGTCTGCGACGCGTGGTTGATTCAGACGATATGCTGCTGGAAGGCCAGCAGGAAGCTTTTCAAGCACTGCTCGATCAGGCCCATCAACGCTGGATAGAGGAGATGGGCCATGATGAGCAGTTTGCCATCAGTTGGCCGCTCAGCGAAAGCCACAACATAGCCCCGTTAGCAACTGCCTGGGAAGTTAAATATAACGTCTATGAAATTGCTCCTTATGCCGTCAGCCAGCCTGTCTTGACGCTATCCCTTGATGCGTTGGAGGGCATCGCAAAGCCCCGCTATTTAGGAAAATAA
- a CDS encoding septal ring lytic transglycosylase RlpA family protein gives MGASKRFIRTSCAAALLIFFTASHAFAIDIEIREGVASFYSDRFQGSPTASGEPFDQQALTAAHPTLPFGTKVLVTRPDTGQEVEVLINDRGPFVKGRIIDLSKRAARQLGMIRRGVAPVMITLVD, from the coding sequence ATGGGAGCATCTAAACGTTTCATCCGAACGAGTTGTGCAGCGGCATTACTCATTTTTTTTACCGCTAGTCATGCGTTTGCTATTGATATCGAAATTCGTGAAGGGGTTGCTTCCTTCTACAGTGACCGTTTTCAAGGGTCGCCCACTGCCAGTGGCGAACCATTTGACCAACAGGCGCTGACGGCAGCTCACCCAACACTTCCTTTTGGCACCAAGGTGCTTGTAACTCGCCCTGATACTGGGCAAGAAGTTGAAGTACTAATCAATGACCGCGGTCCCTTTGTTAAAGGTAGAATTATTGACCTTTCTAAACGGGCAGCTCGCCAACTCGGTATGATTCGACGTGGCGTTGCACCAGTCATGATCACCCTGGTCGATTAA